Within Paenibacillus sabinae T27, the genomic segment CATTGTCGTTTTGGGGCAACTCGGCGGTTTCGTCGAATTTTACGTCCGGAACCGTATGCCAGGTGCTGTTCTCGTAAATCGAGGTTACACCGGAGATTTTAGCCAGTTTCGGAATTTCGTTGGCGGGAATGGTAACCTCAAAGCCGTTCAGCACGGTGTTATACTGGTAATTGACTTCCAGATCTAGGCCTGCGTTCTCGGCTTTTTTAAGGACAGTGGCTTGCTGGCTGTCTACAGCGGCTTCGGTCGCCGATTTGGCCAAAGCGGAATTGCCCTGCTTCGCAGCATATTTTCCTACCGCCGCCGGTTGGCCGCTAAGCTGTACGATAACGCGGACGTCGGCAGTCGATTTAATGTTGATCTTAGGCGAGATGTACGTTCCCGGTGTAGTATGAGTCAAAGAAATTTTCGATGATAACTGCGTTTGCAAGCTGCTGGCTGCAAAGACCGTGCCGGGAATCGTTCCGGCTGTAAGCGCCAAACCCAGAGCCGCGACGGACAGCTTGCGTGTTAGTTTACCCCACTCCAAAAAAATCCCTCCCAAAGATTTTGTGTAATTTGGCTTGCTCCTACCGTTCGGGTGAATCGATTATGTAGAATCCTCCTTTTCTATTCTTCCTTTTTTATTTCCACCTAGATTAGTAGGAAAAAAGATTAAGAAGATTCTACCACCGGTAAATTGGAAAATCCAGATAAAATTCTTTTATTTTCGTCAAAGTTAACATATTGAAGAAAGATGTGTGTTATCTTTAAATCGTATTTCCGTGTATAATCCATCGATTTGTGGAATGAATTGTCATTTAGTTGCGTTTTTCTCAAAGGCAAAGTTGTAGTTTAAAAAAGAACCGTGATGTATTGTGTCATATCCTGTCGGTTGATAGGTCTTTAGGGCCAATTGTTGGCGCGGATTTCGAATCATTGGCGCATCGTACGGGCGGCCAAGAAGAAGGGCTGAAGAAAAAGGAACCGATTGGGTAAAGTAATTATAGTGCCCGCGGAAAGAGACAAGGAGGGAATGATTATGGACAGCAAAGAATCCAATGAGATCGGCGTAATTTATAAAGAGGGCAATGCTTTCGTGATCCGAACGGACGAGGGGCCGGTTGGAGAAATCACCTATGTGCCTAAAGATGAGCATACCTGGATAGCGGATCATACGTATGTATCGCCGCATTACCGGGGCGGAAATATCGCCCAGCGGCTGCTCAAACGGCTGGCGGAGGAGGCGAGGGCGGAAGGGGCCAAGATCATTCCCCAGTGCTCGTATGTCGGCGTCCAATTCAGGAGAAATCCAGAGTATGAGGATGTATGGAAACATTAGGCCGGGTGAAAGCTTGGGCTTAAAGACTGCGACTGTCCATAATGCCTAAGCAATGCGCCTGAACGATGAAACTTGTAATAAAAAAGCCATCTTCCGCTCTTAAGTGCGGAGGATGGCTTTTGAACGTTGCCGGTTTGACGCGTCTGACAAAATTAAGCTCCCGACAACCCGCGCCGCAAGGTGAACAAATCCTTCAGAGCCTCGGTGGAAAGCTCGGTAATCCAGCCTTCCGAGCTGGTAATAATGCTGTCGCTGAGCTGCTGCTTGCTCTCCAGCATTTCGTCGATCCGCTCCTCCAGCGTGCCGAGGGAAATGAACTTGTGGACCTGAACATCCCGGGTCTGGCCCATGCGGTAGGCGCGGTCCGTAGCCTGGTTCTCCACGGCCGGGTTCCACCAGCGGTCAAAATGAAAGACGTGATTGGCGGCGGTCAGATTTAGGCCGACGCCGCCGGCCTTGAGCGACAGGATGAAAATGCAGGGCTGCTGCTTGCTCTCCGGGGAGGAAGCCTCCAATGTGCCGCCCAGCAAGACCGGCGCTTCACGTCCAGCCTGAAAGTCTTCGATCATGCGGTCACGCGCCGATTTGGAGGTGCTTCCGTTCAGATAGAGCACGGGTTCCCGAAGCTCTTCCCGCAGAACGCGCTGAAGCATGAGGCCCATCCCGATATATTGGGTAAAAATCAGGCAGCGCTCTCCCTCCTCCCGCAGCTCCCTGACCATGGCTAGCAGCCGCTCCAGCTTGGCGGAGCGTTCGATCAGCGGACCGGTGTCCATCGAACCGGCGTCCGGTGCGTCATCTCCTGGCGCGTCAACGCCGGGTGCGCCTTCCTTCGTAATGAGCAGCGGATGGTCGCACAGCTGCTTGAGGCGGGTCAGCGCGGAGAGGATGGCGCCTTTGCGCTGAATACCTTCCAGCTTGTTCATTTTGCTCATCAGCTCGTTTACTGTCTGGTCATAGAGAGCGGCCTGCTCGGCAGTCAGATGGACGTAGCTCTTCATCTCGTTCTTGTCGGGCAGGTCGAGCTGGATGGCGGGGTCTTTCTTTTTGCGGCGAAGCATGAACGGCTTCACCAGCCTTCGCAGATCGGCCGCCCGTTTGGGGTCGCCCTCCTTCTCGATCGGCTGGATGAAGCGATCCTGAAAAGCGCGCAGCGGTCCGAGAAAGCCCGGCGTAATAAAATCGTAGATGGACCACAGCTCAGCCAGCCGGTTCTCAATCGGCGTGCCGGTGAGCGCAACCCGGTGTAGGGCCGGAAAGCTGCGGACGGCCAGCGACTGCTTGGTCTGGGCATTCTTGATGTTCTGAGCTTCATCCAGGCATAACGCCGACCAGGTGAAGCTTGCCAGCAGCTCCTGATCCAGCGACGCCGTCGCATAGGATGTGAGCACAACGTCGGACCCGGCTGCGGCGTCCTGGAAGCTTTCTCCGCCAAGTCTGCTGCTCCCGTAATGGAGCATGACCGAGAGCGAAGGGGCGAACCGGTTCAGCTCCTTCTGCCAGTTGCCGAGCACCGAGGTCGGGCAGATGATAAGCGACGGCCTTGGTCCCTCCGGCCGCTCCATGAATTCCTCCTTAACGCGGAGCAGATAAGAGATCAGCTGGACGGTCTTGCCAAGGCCCATATCGTCGGCAAGACAGGCGCCCAGCCCGAATCGGCGCAGGAAGACCAGCCAGGAGTAGCCTTCAAGCTGATACGGGCGCAGCTCGGCGTTCAGGTCGGCGGGCGGACCGGGCTGCGCCCCGAGTTCGCTGCCGCCCAGCTGCCCCATAAGCTGAACGAACTGCTCGTTCAGTTCGACTTCAAGCTGAAGGCGGCTTACCTCTTCGGAATCAAGGTTCGGGGCTTCTTCTCCGGCTCCCTCTGCCGTATTCAGCAGATGCAGCTGAAGCACATCCTGAAAGGACAATCCCTGGCGTTTGTCCATGCCGTCCATCGCTCTGCGGATTTGAGCCAGCAGCGCGGGATCAAGCGAAATCCACCGGCCCTGGAAGCGAACCAGGCGCTCGCCGCGCGCGACCAGCGCCGCGAATTCCTCCTCTGTGAGGTCGGCGTCTCCGATCGAGATGCGCCAATCAAAATCGATGATGGCGTCCAGGCCCATCAGCGAGCGGCCGCTCCGGTTCTCGCTCTCCGGGCGCAGCTTCGCCCGCAGGCGCGGCTTCCGGCGGCTCGCCGCCTCCCACCAGGCCGGCAGCAGCACGAGCCAGCCTGCATCCAGCAGACGGCGACTGTCCGCCGTCAGGAAAGTCCATGCGGCCGCGCTATCAAGCGGCCGCCCCAGCAGGTCGCCGCCGCCCCCGAAGCGCTCCGGGGGCAGGCAGGCGCGCAGGCGCTCCAGCCAGCCTGCCGAGCGCCCCTGCACATGCGGCGACCACGAGGCGGGCCAGGCGCCATGGGCGGCGCCGTCCGCGCCAAGCTTCACCGGGACAAGCGACGACGGGTCGGTCTTGTCCTGCAGCACGAGCCGAAGCCACCAGGCCGCTTCGGCTTTAAACGGCTCCAGCAGCTGGAGCGCGGGCCGAAACGGCGACACATCGGCCTTCCAGCCGATAGAGACGAGCCAGGCCTCCGCGTCCATCCCGGCTGCAGCCAGAGGCTTACGCTCGAACAGCATCGGGTATTCCCGCCGCAGGTCGGCCGCCTGTTCTTCCGTGCCGTAGTGACGGTCGAACACGGCAGCGGAAAAGGCCGCTCTGACGCCTCTCATCAGACCGTCGTCTTCCTTCAGCCGGGCCCGCGCGCCCCGCGCGTCCATTTTGTCGTCGGGCCGGCTGTCCCCCTCCGAAAGGGCGACCCCTGTCCGGTCCGCAGCGCCATAAGCGGCGGCCCGTTCCGGTTCCCGCTGCGAAGCCGTCTCCCGGTCCGCGGCGTCAGCCGCCTTCCGGAGAGCTCTCTCCTCCCAGGTCCATTCCAGCCGCCCTTCCCGGTATGCGGCCAGGCTTGGCTCGTACCGTTTGTTCTCCAGGCAGAAGGTCAGGCAGGGAGCCAGCTCCGTAAGCGGCGCCGCTTCGCCTTCCCATGACCAGCCGATATGCGTCAGCCGCCGCCCGGCGGCGAAGAAGGGCAGTACCTGCTCGGCGGGCAGGACGACAAGTTCGATCTCTCCCGCTTTATGAATGACAAGCTCGGTGCCGTAGCATGATTCCTCGTGCCAGGCAAAGAGCAGCTGCTTCAGGGTCAGGCCGGGAAGGGCATCCCCGTGATCCGTCTGGCCATACAGCAGCGCGTCTCCGTATTCGCTCAGGCTGATCCGAACCGCAATATTCCGCAATCGTCCGTTCATGGTGTCCATTTTCCTTTCCGCAGCTCTTCCTGGAGCGCTCTTAGCCTGCTGTGGCGGGCAGTAAACGATTCGAGAAAACGCTCAAAGCGATCATCCGCTTTTATTTTCTTATACAGCTTATTCAAACGCTTAAGCAGCTTCACCGCCGCTTTATAGCTGCTTCTGTTCTTCTCCAAAACGTACCGCTCCACCGCCTGATGATAGAACGGCAGCAGCAGCTCGGGCGCGTTCTTTTCCAGCGGCTGCAGATCCCGCACCCTGAAATTCGCCGGGTCTTTGCCCGAGCTGAGCTGGTAATCCATCCATTCCCGCCAGCGGCCGCGCTCAAGCAGCTTCTCCTCGTAAATGCCTCCGCTCAGCGGAAGCATGGCGGCCAGTTCCCGCCACATTAGTGGCTCGCTTTCGGGCAGAAGCCTTACCGCTTCCTCCCAGAAGCGGGCATAGCTCTCAAGCCCGTTCCGGCGCTGCCCGGCGAGCAGTTCGCCGGTCCCGGTCAGCCAGTTCACCAGCCGCTGCGACTCCCCGGCTTCCGACAGGTAATCCCAGAACATGTCCAGCCGTTCCGGGCGGAAGCCCGGCCCCTCCGCCGCCTCCCGAAGCAGGCTTAAAGCCTGGTCGTCTTCCGACTGGAGGAAATGCATCCAGGCGAGCGCGGTCAGCGAGGCCGGACGGGGCGAAGCATCCGTCCGATTCGCTTCCTCCTGCTCCAGCCGCCGCAGTTCTTCCTTTAGAAGCGAAGAGTCCGGCATTTCGGGAATGATCCACTGTCTCCACAGCAAATAATAAAGACCCGAATAAAAGCCTTGTTCCCTTGGCTCTGCGAGCAGCTCCTGCCGCAGATACCCAAGCGTGTCCATGATCCGGTTCCGCTGCTCCGGCTCGGAGACGAGGGGCAGCGGCGTTTGAAGAGCGCGCTCGATCTCATCCTGGAGTTCGGTTACGGCGATATGAGTATAATAGCCGAGAGAAGGCGCAGAGGCGCCGGAGCGCCCGGCCGAAGGATGGGTTACTTGCTTCAGAACAAAGAGGCGGGCGTGCAGAACGAACAGCTTCTCCAGACCGGGGGGAAGCGGCGGCTTGATCCGGAGGATCGAAGCAAGCGCTTCCTGGGCATAACGGGGATTCCGGGTGTCTTTGGCCTGACCGGGTATACATTGGGCGAACCATTCATGCCACTCGGCGACGTTCATGACCGGGATGAGCCGTCCGCGCTCATTCAGGGATTCCCGGCTTCCAGACCGAAACCCGTCATTTGTTTCGCCGTGGCGGCCTGCTCTGGCAGCATGGTCCGTTCCATGGACATTGGTGCTGAATCCGGGTGAGCTTCCCGCTCCGCCATCGGCACTTCCGCCCGCCTGTTCGGCGCGAGCAGAACTTATAGCAGCCCGTGCCTGGGCGGACGACTTGGCATTGGCCAGCAGCGGCACCGGCCGTCTCTCCGTTTCGGCATAGTTCATCAGGACGGCCGCCATATGCTTGCACGGACCCGGGACAGGGCAGCTGCAGCTGCTGATCGAGATGGCCCCTAGGACGATCTCGACGCTGTACCGCTCTGTACCGTCAACGAAGGCCGTGACCAGTCCGGGCGGAACAGCCTTTAAGCCGATAACGCGCTTCTGCTTATAATATTGAAAGCCCCGTTTAAGGGCCAGGTCGTCAAAATAATACGCCGCATCTTGGATGAGTCGGTCCCAGCCGGCGTCATCAAGGATGTGTCTCGATTCCATGAGGTCAGTCTCCTGTAGCTTAAGGTTGTTTCATTATACCACTTCTGCGGAGCGGACTAGGCGAAGTGTCCCATTGTATCATATTCTTTTACGCAGTTTCTTCCTTCTTTTTTCGCTCGGTACAGCGCTTGGTCCGCCTGATCGATAAGCATTGTAATGCCGTTTGTGTCCGGCGAGGCCTCAGCTACGCCCAAGCTGATCGTGTACCTTATGCTGCCTGAATCCTCAAGAGGGACAGGGGAGGAAGAGATGCTCTTCCGCATGATTTCCGCCAGGCCGGAAGCCCGGTCGGCTGCGATTCCGGGAAGAAGGATCATGAATTCTTCCCCGCCGAACCGGCCGATAATCCCGCGGGGCTGCGACAATTCGGTAAGCCTTCTCGCCGTTTCCTGAATGACCTTGTCCCCGGCAAGATGCCCGCACCGGTCATTGATGCTCTTGAAATAGTCGATATCGACCATGATGAGCGACAGGGGCTTATCCAGGCTCCAGGACTGGGACAAATGCCTTTTGGCCAGTTTGAGAAAATAGGTCCGGTTATACACCCCGGTCAGCCCGTCGGTTGTCGCCATCCGGTTGATTTCCGAGAACAGCCGGGCATTTTCGATAGAGATCCCCACCTGACCGGCAAAATCGCCGAGGATTTCCCGTTCGCTGTCGATAAAGGTTCGGGTGAACCGGCTGTACAGTACAACCAGGGCGTGCACGCGGTCTTGGAAGAGAATCGGAATTCCCATACAGGTCTCCGCGCCTTGGCCCAGCTTGCCGGGGAAGCCGGCGCCGCCTTCGCGTACAGCAACCCTTTTTTCCCGGAGCAAACTGCGGAAGAAGGAATCATCCTCAAGCTCCATAATGACCATCGCATCCCCCGGTCCGCTGCCAATCTCGGCTTTCAGGCTGTAGCTTTCATCGGTTCTTAACAGAATAAAGCCGTTCTCGCAGCCCGTGATCTCGGACAAGCTGGACAGGGTGTATTGAAGGAGCTTATCGACATCGTAGGTCGAGGTCAGCTTTTTTGTTGTATCATGCAGATTTTTCAGCAGGGCGCCCTGCTTCTCCTCGAGCCGCTTCTTCTGCCTGATGCGGTTGAACCTCTCCGCCAGCGCCAGCGACAGCAGCAGGGTCCCGGCTCCCAAGCCGAACCGCATCGAATTCAGCGACAGAACGTTCAAGGGAATCAGCTGGTAAGCGGCCAGCAAGATCAGTAGAGAGCTGCCCGACAGCACGATCCATGCTAGCGTGTAGAACCAGACTGACCGGACCGGCAGCCCCGCGGCCGCCGTCCTGATCGCGCACAGCAGCATGCTGGCGGATGCGAGGCAGGCAGCCAGTTTAATGCATGCGCCCGGCGCCATGAAGGCCATCAGCGGCAGCGTCACGATCAGTCCGGCGGTAAAGACCGGCACAATCCTGCCCATTCTCGGCCAAAGCCTGGAAACCGGCAGAAAGCTGTGCGAGAACAAGCAGCCGAACAGGCAGGCCAGCACCATGGAGACGGGAACGGATTTCTGCTCCCATATGGAATGCCCCGGCCATAAGAATTGGTAGGCATAACCGTCCCAGGCGGCCTGCATGACGGCAAAAGAAACGAGAAAGAGCACATAGTACAGATAAGTCCGGTCCCTGTTCGTTATATAAAGAAAGCTGTTGTATACCGCCATCACGAGCATAATCCCGTAGTATATGCCGAACATAAGATTTTCACGAAGCTCCCGTTCAAGAAAGCTCCGCGTCTCCCACAGCTTCATCGGAAGCTGGAGATCGGTGCCTGTCTGAATTTGAAAATACAGGCGCTGTCCGGACCCGGCGGGAAACGAAAGGTTAAAGATGAAATTCCGGTGGTCGATAGCCCGTTCGTTGAAAGGCAGGCTGCTTCCGGCGCGGGTAAGCCGCAAAAAATGGCGCTCATCATCCAACTGGTATAGATTCACCCGGCTGAGCTGCGGTTTGCCAAGTTCAAGCAGCAGATCCCTCGCTTTCGAAGAGGTGTTGTACAAATTCAGTTTGACCCAATACGTGGAGCTTCTGATCGAGCCGCCGAGTCCGCTGGCCGGGTACGGCACAAACAATACATCCATATTGGGATTAACCATATCCTCTATCGTTAGCAGTCCGCCTTTGTCCTCATAGATTTTCAGATCGTCCTGAAGATCCGTATTCGTACGGAGGCTGACCGTATCCGGTGCCTCTTCCAGACGCGCCGAGTTCACCGTGGGGCTCAGCGGAAGCAATAGCAGGAGAAGGAGGATCAGTCCGAGCGCTGGCCGTCCGGCCCGGCGAATGCGGATTGTTGCAGCATCAGATAACGTCTTTATGATCTGATTCATTATGCCTGCCGGTCAGGCAGCCAACCGGATGGCGGTGCGGTCCGTTTTGGCTTCTTCCCTGAATCGGTCTTCAGGCAGCGGCAGATTCCGGACAAACCGGGTTGAACCGCTCTGCTGAAGCCCCAAGTGTGAGTGTGATTGTATTTTAAAATTGATTATTTTGTTCATCTCAAACAGCCCCCTAAAGTATGTCTGACTCCGATTTATCTATATACGAGTTCGACGGTTGGAATAATAATCCTGTTTAATTTTAAGAAAAAAACGAGTTTTTTCATAGTTGGCGAACATATGCTTAGGCGACGCGAAACGGCTGCACCCCCGGTATTGGGCGGAGCAGCCGTCTTATTACGCAGTGCTATGGGAAGTTTACAGGGTCTCGGGGATCGTGCCGGCGATAGTTTCGGCGGTGTCCTCTTTCTTGGGAGAGAGCACTTCTTTTTTAAGAAACCAGCAGATGAAGAACGTCAGAATAACAAAAATGAGCGAAATCGAGAACACATTCTGAAAGGCTTGCGCGAACACCGTTTTCACCTCGGTCAGCAGCTGCGGCGAGATACCGGCCGGGATTCCGCCCGCCGCCAGATTCTCCGACGTGCCGGGAGGCAACTGACTGCTGAGCGGTGCGACGCCTCTGCTGATATGGCCGGAGAGCAGGCTGCCGAACACGCTGAGCCCGATGGTCGCCCCGAGCGATTGGAACAGCTGGACCGTGGATAAGGCGATGCCGCTGTGTTTTTTATCTACCGATTCCTGAACAATCAGCGTATTTCCGCCGAACATTGCCCCCATGCCGACGCCCAGGATCACAAAGCAGACGATGATGTAAAGAACGCCCGTGTGGATGCCGATTCGCGACAGCAGGAAAAAGCCGGCAATAGGCAGGGTGAAGAACAGGATAAACAGGTTCCGGTAAGCGACGCGCGTGATCAGTGAACCGAACACAATGCTGGCCGGGATCACACCCGCCATGAACGCCAGCGACAGATAGCCGGAAGCGGTCGGCGTCAGGCCCATGACATTTTGCGAGAAGAACGGGAAGAGGGCGATCCCGCCCATAATGCCCAGCATCAGGATGAACACCAGAATGGAGAGAACGACAACGTTCCGGTTCTTGAATAAATGCATGGGGATGACGGGTTCTTCCGCCCGGCGCTCGATGTTGATGAACAGGGCGATCAGAAGGGCGGAGACCGCAAGCAGCCCCATAATAACGGGAGAGAACCAGCCGTAGCCCTGATTGTCAATCAGCACGGGTGCAAGCAGCAGGGACAAGAGCGCCAGCATCAGCGTGCCGGCCCCGGCCCAGTCGATGGCCCGCTTCTCCTCGCTCCGGGATTCGTTAAGTCCCTTGGCGAGCAGTAGCGCGGAGAGAACGCCAACCGGGAGATTGATCAGGAACACCCAGTGCCAGCTGAACTGTCCGACGATGTAGCCGCCCAGCGTCGGGCCGAGCAGCTGCGGAATAATCATCATCGGGCCGGCCAGGCTCTGGATTTTGGCGCGCTGCTCCAGCGGAAAGATCTCGCCGATAATGACGAGCGCAAGCGGCATCAGACCGCCCGCGCCGACGCCCTGGATGCCACGGCCGACAAGCAGCATCGTCATGGACTGCGCGAACCCGCTGACGATGGACCCGCCGATGAACAGCGCCATGCAGCTTAAATACACCCGCTTGCGTCCGTACAGATCAGCCAGCTTGCCGAGAATGGGCATGAACATCGTAACGGCCAGCATATAAATGCCCGCCACCCAGCCGTAGAGGGCGAGACCGTGCAGCTCGCGGATAATTGTGGGCATCGCCGTCGCCACAATTGTCTCGTCCAGCTCTGTAAAGATCAGGCCGATCATCAGCGCGGCCAGCACCAGATATTTGTTGTTGTTGCCAAGAGCGTTGGTTTGAATGGGACTCACCTCGAATAAAAAGAATGGTCTTGCGTGTAAAGAATCCTTTACCAAATTACAGCAGGACTGTAAACGGAATTTAAACGGCTTTCCATTTCCTTGTTTTGCGCGGAGCATTCCGCAGTCCATATCCCCGAAAGTTCGACTT encodes:
- a CDS encoding GNAT family N-acetyltransferase translates to MDSKESNEIGVIYKEGNAFVIRTDEGPVGEITYVPKDEHTWIADHTYVSPHYRGGNIAQRLLKRLAEEARAEGAKIIPQCSYVGVQFRRNPEYEDVWKH
- a CDS encoding DEAD/DEAH box helicase; translated protein: MNGRLRNIAVRISLSEYGDALLYGQTDHGDALPGLTLKQLLFAWHEESCYGTELVIHKAGEIELVVLPAEQVLPFFAAGRRLTHIGWSWEGEAAPLTELAPCLTFCLENKRYEPSLAAYREGRLEWTWEERALRKAADAADRETASQREPERAAAYGAADRTGVALSEGDSRPDDKMDARGARARLKEDDGLMRGVRAAFSAAVFDRHYGTEEQAADLRREYPMLFERKPLAAAGMDAEAWLVSIGWKADVSPFRPALQLLEPFKAEAAWWLRLVLQDKTDPSSLVPVKLGADGAAHGAWPASWSPHVQGRSAGWLERLRACLPPERFGGGGDLLGRPLDSAAAWTFLTADSRRLLDAGWLVLLPAWWEAASRRKPRLRAKLRPESENRSGRSLMGLDAIIDFDWRISIGDADLTEEEFAALVARGERLVRFQGRWISLDPALLAQIRRAMDGMDKRQGLSFQDVLQLHLLNTAEGAGEEAPNLDSEEVSRLQLEVELNEQFVQLMGQLGGSELGAQPGPPADLNAELRPYQLEGYSWLVFLRRFGLGACLADDMGLGKTVQLISYLLRVKEEFMERPEGPRPSLIICPTSVLGNWQKELNRFAPSLSVMLHYGSSRLGGESFQDAAAGSDVVLTSYATASLDQELLASFTWSALCLDEAQNIKNAQTKQSLAVRSFPALHRVALTGTPIENRLAELWSIYDFITPGFLGPLRAFQDRFIQPIEKEGDPKRAADLRRLVKPFMLRRKKKDPAIQLDLPDKNEMKSYVHLTAEQAALYDQTVNELMSKMNKLEGIQRKGAILSALTRLKQLCDHPLLITKEGAPGVDAPGDDAPDAGSMDTGPLIERSAKLERLLAMVRELREEGERCLIFTQYIGMGLMLQRVLREELREPVLYLNGSTSKSARDRMIEDFQAGREAPVLLGGTLEASSPESKQQPCIFILSLKAGGVGLNLTAANHVFHFDRWWNPAVENQATDRAYRMGQTRDVQVHKFISLGTLEERIDEMLESKQQLSDSIITSSEGWITELSTEALKDLFTLRRGLSGA
- a CDS encoding SWIM zinc finger family protein; this encodes MESRHILDDAGWDRLIQDAAYYFDDLALKRGFQYYKQKRVIGLKAVPPGLVTAFVDGTERYSVEIVLGAISISSCSCPVPGPCKHMAAVLMNYAETERRPVPLLANAKSSAQARAAISSARAEQAGGSADGGAGSSPGFSTNVHGTDHAARAGRHGETNDGFRSGSRESLNERGRLIPVMNVAEWHEWFAQCIPGQAKDTRNPRYAQEALASILRIKPPLPPGLEKLFVLHARLFVLKQVTHPSAGRSGASAPSLGYYTHIAVTELQDEIERALQTPLPLVSEPEQRNRIMDTLGYLRQELLAEPREQGFYSGLYYLLWRQWIIPEMPDSSLLKEELRRLEQEEANRTDASPRPASLTALAWMHFLQSEDDQALSLLREAAEGPGFRPERLDMFWDYLSEAGESQRLVNWLTGTGELLAGQRRNGLESYARFWEEAVRLLPESEPLMWRELAAMLPLSGGIYEEKLLERGRWREWMDYQLSSGKDPANFRVRDLQPLEKNAPELLLPFYHQAVERYVLEKNRSSYKAAVKLLKRLNKLYKKIKADDRFERFLESFTARHSRLRALQEELRKGKWTP
- a CDS encoding sensor domain-containing diguanylate cyclase; translated protein: MNQIIKTLSDAATIRIRRAGRPALGLILLLLLLLPLSPTVNSARLEEAPDTVSLRTNTDLQDDLKIYEDKGGLLTIEDMVNPNMDVLFVPYPASGLGGSIRSSTYWVKLNLYNTSSKARDLLLELGKPQLSRVNLYQLDDERHFLRLTRAGSSLPFNERAIDHRNFIFNLSFPAGSGQRLYFQIQTGTDLQLPMKLWETRSFLERELRENLMFGIYYGIMLVMAVYNSFLYITNRDRTYLYYVLFLVSFAVMQAAWDGYAYQFLWPGHSIWEQKSVPVSMVLACLFGCLFSHSFLPVSRLWPRMGRIVPVFTAGLIVTLPLMAFMAPGACIKLAACLASASMLLCAIRTAAAGLPVRSVWFYTLAWIVLSGSSLLILLAAYQLIPLNVLSLNSMRFGLGAGTLLLSLALAERFNRIRQKKRLEEKQGALLKNLHDTTKKLTSTYDVDKLLQYTLSSLSEITGCENGFILLRTDESYSLKAEIGSGPGDAMVIMELEDDSFFRSLLREKRVAVREGGAGFPGKLGQGAETCMGIPILFQDRVHALVVLYSRFTRTFIDSEREILGDFAGQVGISIENARLFSEINRMATTDGLTGVYNRTYFLKLAKRHLSQSWSLDKPLSLIMVDIDYFKSINDRCGHLAGDKVIQETARRLTELSQPRGIIGRFGGEEFMILLPGIAADRASGLAEIMRKSISSSPVPLEDSGSIRYTISLGVAEASPDTNGITMLIDQADQALYRAKKEGRNCVKEYDTMGHFA
- a CDS encoding MDR family MFS transporter; translated protein: MSPIQTNALGNNNKYLVLAALMIGLIFTELDETIVATAMPTIIRELHGLALYGWVAGIYMLAVTMFMPILGKLADLYGRKRVYLSCMALFIGGSIVSGFAQSMTMLLVGRGIQGVGAGGLMPLALVIIGEIFPLEQRAKIQSLAGPMMIIPQLLGPTLGGYIVGQFSWHWVFLINLPVGVLSALLLAKGLNESRSEEKRAIDWAGAGTLMLALLSLLLAPVLIDNQGYGWFSPVIMGLLAVSALLIALFINIERRAEEPVIPMHLFKNRNVVVLSILVFILMLGIMGGIALFPFFSQNVMGLTPTASGYLSLAFMAGVIPASIVFGSLITRVAYRNLFILFFTLPIAGFFLLSRIGIHTGVLYIIVCFVILGVGMGAMFGGNTLIVQESVDKKHSGIALSTVQLFQSLGATIGLSVFGSLLSGHISRGVAPLSSQLPPGTSENLAAGGIPAGISPQLLTEVKTVFAQAFQNVFSISLIFVILTFFICWFLKKEVLSPKKEDTAETIAGTIPETL